Proteins co-encoded in one Euleptes europaea isolate rEulEur1 chromosome 1, rEulEur1.hap1, whole genome shotgun sequence genomic window:
- the LOC130476089 gene encoding LOW QUALITY PROTEIN: heat shock factor protein 5-like (The sequence of the model RefSeq protein was modified relative to this genomic sequence to represent the inferred CDS: substituted 1 base at 1 genomic stop codon) gives MAANGNTKQVGLVPRYASMVTFGSKQNSFSGNRTEQKQKTRIDETLKRLFTTELVLKHPDCNRPFIVQVDASEMAMGGALLQQGDGEPSQEPGHVPKAVLENVAICMPRSSANFMAYLQPSPEPPGRKSFGGHEEAAPGFGPPAPVSALLAPARMVSTPAGRPGHWSLGAAVGVPPSGSLHHLHSPHFRRDWPNLLVHLKRLTSANKAKLAAGLEVTSRPPNRFQRLLSTSLHGGEGAGGEALLAHQPQATPQGQLATSAVAKNGDSKPTSLTLGQFHQSFRGDSLSPYSYLLSSHNQNTFPLKGSDRTPLPPRTWPNSLGMLPGMEASTFSDKRVPFPMLQGFPTEVTYILQPSATSVHIQQGPQTMAMSSQKYGSYAASAPXSQVYYPTALLQCCSPPTHMDSLSGSASPTASTYTHCTYFQNPPMQSSYPVEFLPSNWPCNPSDETKKTEVNLEAFFQIVDEMHSSPKLEMVKVEPVENQGPTSQPNRGQQLLISPGNSEVPTSQASHLEPLTPVGSDITSFVVESNQAIACSLPQSPEFIYTIHTTEPVENASAQMMPPPATTQQTQVKLKEQLNQTSAQSSMVFVQEELPFNQKHC, from the exons ACTAGAATTGATGAGACTCTGAAACGTTTGTTTACAACTGAGCTGGTACTGAAGCATCCAGATTGTAACCGCCCTTTCAttgttcaagtagatgcttctgaaatggccatgggaggggctctcctgcaaCAGGGAGACGGTG AACCATCTCAGGAGCCTGGACATGTTCCAAAAGCAGTGCTAGAAAATGTTGCCATTTG tATGCCTAGATCTTCAGCCAACTTCATGGCTTATCTTCAGCCTAGTCCTGAGCCtccaggacgaaagtcctttggaggccacgAAGAGGCTGCGCCGGGGTTTGGGCCCCCTGCACCGGTGTCAGCATTACTTGCACCAGCCAGGATGGTTTCAACGCCGGCAGGGAGGCCTGGACATTGGTCTCTTGGAGCTGCCGTGGGAGTGCCACCCAG CGGGTCCCTCCACCACCTCCACAGCCCCCATTTCCGCCGTGACTGGCCCAACCTGCTGGTCCACCTCAAGCGCCTCACTAGCGCCAACAAGGCCAAGCTGGCCGCTGGCTTGGAAGTCACCAGCCGGCCGCCCAACCGCTTCCAGCGCCTGCTCAGCACCTCCCTCCATGGTGGGGAAGGCGCAGGCGGCGAGGCCCTCCTGGCCCACCAGCCCCAGGCCACCCCGCAGGGACAGCTTGCCACTTCGGCTGTGGCCAAAAACGGTGACAGCAAGCCCACGTCACTGACTTTAGGGCAGTTTCACCAGTCTTTTCGAGGAGACAGCTTATCTCCATACTCCTACCTGTTATCGTCGCACAACCAAAATACTTTTCCATTGAAAGGTTCAGATCGGACTCCTCTTCCTCCCAGAACATGGCCGAACTCCCTCGGGATGCTCCCAGGGATGGAGGCATCTACTTTTTCAGACAAAAGGGTTCCATTCCCTATGCTCCAGGGGTTTCCGacagaggtaacttacattctgCAGCCCAGTGCTACATCAGTGCACATACAGCAAGGGCCCCAGACGATGGCCATGTCTTCTCAGAAATATGGCAGCTATGCGGCTTCAGCACCCTAATCCCAAGTCTACTACCCAACAGCTTTATTACAGTGCTGCTCTCCGCCTACCCATATggattccttaagtggtagtgccAGCCCTACAGCCTCGACCTATACACATTGCACCTATTTCCAGAATCCACCAATGCAGTCCTCATACCCAGTTGAATTTTTGCCTTCCAACTGGCCCTGCAACCCTTCCGATGAAACCAAGAAGACCGAAGTCAACTTGGAGGCCTTCTTCCAGATTGTGGATGAGATGCATTCATCTCCCAAGCTGGAAATGGTGAAGGTGGAGCCAGTGGAGAACCAGGGTCCTACCTCACAGCCCAACCGAGGCCAACAGTTGCTCATCAGTCCAGGGAACAGCGAGGTGCCTACAAGTCAAGCCAGCCACCTCGAGCCTCTGACGCCTGTCGGCTCCGATATCACCTCCTTCGTGGTGGAATCCAATCAAGCGATAGCCTGCTCTCTGCCACAGTCTCCAGAGTTTATTTACACGATCCACACCACCGAACCAGTGGAGAATGCCTCTGCACAGATGATGCCTCCACCTGCCACCACCCAGCAGACACAAGTAAAACTGAAGGAACAGCTGAACCAGACTTCAGCTCAGTCATCCATGGTGTTTGTACAGGAAGAACTTCCCTTCAATCagaagcattgctga